One Baekduia alba genomic window, GCTGCTCGGGACCCGAAGCCCCACCACGCCGCCGACCCACCGCACGAGCCCGCGCTTCCGCAACGGTCTTCGTGTCGTGGCACGACACGCACAGCACCTGGAAGTTCTCGACCACGTGCGCGCCGCCGTCGACCAGGGGCACGACGTGATCGGCCGCCCACGCGCGGAGCGTCTGGTCAGGCCCGTCGTCCTCCCACTGCACAACGACCTCGCCGCAGGTCGCGCACCACAGCCTGCCGTCGCCGAACTCCCGCGCGAGCATCCGCAGCGCGTCGCGCGCACTCCAGACGCGCGACCGGTTGAAGGAGCGGTAGCAGCGCGGCGAGCCCTCGGCCTCGTGCTCATCGCCGTAGTGGATCGTCCGCTGCCGGCGCCGGTAGTCCTTCGGGTCGCGCAGCTCGATCGCCTCGCCACACCACCGGCAGTGGCCCTCAGACCACCCGCCGTCGAACGGTGCCTCCCACAGCACCAGCAGCGACCCGCGAACGCTGCTCACGCGAGCCGACCCTGACCCTTCGCCGGCGCCGGCTTCTTCCACGCGTCCGCGTCGGGAGCGTCCTTCAGACGCCCGACCACCTCCCCGGGCTTGTACACCCGGCTTTCGTCCACCTCCGCCGTCCGGATCAACACCGGCCGCGCGCGCCCATCACGCAAACACGACCCCGGCGGGTTGAACATGAACTCGGGCTCCGCGTGCTTCTTCGGGGCACGAAGCGCGTGCGCCAACCGCTTGTTCCCGCGCACCACCCACTCGTAGTTCATCGGCACGGACAGCGCCCACAACGCGACGCGCCGAGTCGAGTCGCCCTCCTCCAACACGATCGTCGGCCGCGGCCTGAACCGCTCCAAGCGCTCGAGCTGCTTCCCGCCCTCCGTCCGAACCCAGAACACCGAGCTGAGCCCGGCCGTGCCGTGCGACTGCGAAGGCCGCGGCACCGCCGACACCTCGATCTCCAACGGCGGCACCATCCCCCGGCCCAACCAGTCGATCAGCTCGACGTACCGCCGCAGGTCCCCGACATGAACCCAGTGGCGCTGCACGCCCTCCACGGCGTGATGCCACGTCACGAGGTGATAGCCCCGCGTCGCCGCGGTGATGAACCACAACAACCCGAGGTCGTCGTCCCACCGGCTGCTCATAGCTCCCCCGCGGGCTGCACCGGATCCAGCACCGCACCCTCCACGGGACGCCGGCGCTGCACCTCCGCCCCGTGCAGCGCTTCCATCGCACGATGCATGAACACCCACTGCGTCCCCGCGCTCTGGTCCTCCCACCGCGGCAACACGACGTCGACCCCGACCCGGTCCTGCATCCGCGGGTCGAGCTTCCGGAACTCCGTGAACCGGAACAGCTCCGCGGCCGCGGCGAGCGCGTCCTCAGGACGAAAGATCCGCTCCCCGTCCGAGAGCGCGCGCTCGTCTACTTCCTTCACGAACATGACCGCGATCACGCCCGTGCCCCCAGGCCAGCGACGACCTCACGCAACTGCTCGATCGCCGGGGCCAGCACGGCGTCCATGCCGTCCAAGATCAACACCGCGCGGGAGACGCCTGCGAGGCCCGCTCAGCCGCACGGCGAGCGTCGTACTGGCTCCGTGCCTTCCACGCCCGAGTCGAGTGCGAGCGACCCGCGTACAACGTGTCCCGCCGAGTCATGTTCACCAACTCGGCCCCGCACCCACACAGACAGATGACGACGTGCATCGTCCGCCCCGAGCCCGCGCCGACCTTGAACCGCACCGGGCCACACCACGAGCACAGCGACTCCACCGGGCACAAGGCCGGGAACCGCTCCTCGTGCCCGCAGCGCACGCACCGGCGCAGCTGCCACTTCGGATCGAACCGCTTCACGACCGATCCTCCAGGTCGCGATAGGGCTCGTCATCCCACGGGTAGGGCATGTTCTCCTCGCGCGCCTCAGCCTCGTCACCACGGCAGACCGGGCAGAGCCCTTGATAGTTCGGGAGGCCGCAGCCCCGGCACGCAGGACCGTCCATCACGCGGTTGTCGGCCATCACGTCCCCCACTCCGCGGGGAACGGACCGGACACCGCCGCAAGACGCGGCTGATCGATGTCGAGCGGGTGAGCGTCGGCTGCAGCGCGCGTTGCCTCCACGAGCGGTCGGACGTCCTCCTCCCGGAACACCCGCACCTTCACGGGGCGATCCGGGCACCAGTCCTCGTCCTTGAGCTGGTCCGGCGGGATCGTCGGGTCCCACTTCTCCTTCGAGACATGCTGCCACGGGTTGTTCGTCAGCCCACAAGTCGGGCAGATCCACATCTCCAGCACGACGGGCGTTGCCGGAGCGGACGCGCCGAAGGCGGTGCAGCCGCAGACGCGGTTGAACTCGCAGTCGCCCGTGCCGCCGTGGCTGTGCCAGTGCGCCGTGTGCCCGCAACGGCACATCGGAGACGCCTCGCCGCTCACGCCACGGCCTCCGACTGCCAGGCGTGCATCGCAGCCTCGTCCGCGTCCACCTGAGGAAGCTCGAACGGCGCCTGCTGAGCCGCGTCGAACTCCTCCCGGGTCATGGACGGCACACCGAGCTTCTCGATCAACGGCCGTGCCATCGGCGGATGCCACGGCCCTCGTCGTGCACACACGACCACGCACTTGCACTGACCGCAACGCGGCCGTTCCTGTTGAGCGTTCATCTGGGACCTCCCCATGCGCTCGGGTTTGCGTTCCACACGCACCCGCCGCCCCGAGAAGGGACGACGGCCGCGTCTAGACCGCGTTCGCCGTGAGCGCGTCCGCGAGCTGCGCCAGCAGGATCAGCCCAGCCTCACGGTCCAGCACCAGCTGAACCGTGGCCCCCGAACCATCCGACTCGAAGGCGTTGATCTGCACCGCCGCGATCTGACCCTCGTCGCGCACGGCCTCAACGAACGAGCGCCGGCCGTCCTCGTCCCCGTCCGGGAGCCCCGGCTGGTACAGCCGAGCGTCGACCCGCGTGTCCGTGAGCAGGCTCATGCGAGCGCCACGCCCGTGATCTTCAGACCGCGCTCGTCGCGGCAACCCACGACATCCCCGGTCTTCGAATCACGCTCGTCCGTCAGCCCCACCTTGTGGCAGACGACCTCGACCCGCAGCACGTACGACGTGCCCTTCTGGAACCCGTCCTCCGGCGGCTCGATCTCGACCGCGCCCCCGTAGATCCGGACCTTGTGCGTCGTCGGCGACTGGCCGCCGATCCGAAGAACGAACTGGCCCTCCGCGTCCTCGAACAGCTCGCCCGCGACGTCCGGCTCCGGCGCCGTGCCGGCCTCCTCATGCGCCGCGTCAATCGCCTCGCGCGACAGCGTTCCCGTGCTCATCAACAACCTCCCGTGAGAGAAGAAAACTTCCTGACGGGAGACGAGTATGGGACGACCACAGGACGGAAAAACATCCTGCACTCGCCCTACGCTCTACGAATGGCAGACCACGAGCACGACGGCATGTACCGCATCGAGCACCGCCCCGACCACGCCTACACCTGCCCCGAAGGCATGAAGGGCTGCAAGGCCATCAACACGGCCGGGAACCCGTGCAACAAAGCGAAGATGCACCCCGACCACCACCTCCCCACCCTCAACCTCTTCGGGTCCGGGAACCGCTTCGCCTACCAGAACGCGAAGAAGCACTGGAGCGTCTGGCTCACCGCCGCGCTCATCCACGCACAGCTCCCCCGCGGCCTCGACTCCGTGCTTGTCGAAGGCCAGCTCTGCTTCCCCACCCACAACGCCCCCGACCAGGGCAACCACCGCTACTTCATCGAGAAGGCGCTCGGCGACGTCCTCGAGACGGGCGGCTGGCTCGCCAAGGACGACTGGGACCACTACGAGTTCGGCAACCTCGCCCGCGTCGTCCGCCCCGGCGAACGCTGGCTCTCGCTCGTCCTCATGCCCAACGCGCTGATCACCCCGGCACAGGGGCAGCTCGCGCTCTAACCGAGCGCGAGCCGTCTCCCCGTTCAGCCGGAGAACACCGGCAACATCGGCATCGCCCGCGAACGCATCGCCCCGATCACCTCACCCTGCGGCAACCCGTTCGTGTAGTTCGTCGTCACCGCGAGGTTCGCGTGTCCAAGCTGACGCTGCACGATCACGATGTTCTTGTTCTCCAAGATCAACTCACACGTCATCGTGTGCCGAAGCTGATGAGGCCGGAACCGCTTCCGGATCCCCGCCGCGGCCTGCAAGTCCGCGAACTTCTCCCGGACCTGCGACGCACCCCACGCATCCACGCCGGCCGTGCGGCCCTCGACGACGCAGAAGTAGGGGCCCGGCGGCAGCTCGGCACGAAGCCGGTTCCACGGCTCCAGCAACGGCCACAGCCACGCGTCAACGCCGATCTCGCGCTGCTTGCCGCCCTTGCCGCGCCGCACGAACACCTTGCTGGCGTCCGCGCTCAGGTCGCCCTCATGCAGACCGAGCCCCTCGCTGATCCGAACCCCGGACCGCCACAGGACCAGGACGAGCGCACGGAGCCGCTCCGCGTAGACCTCGTTCTTGCAGACCGCGCCGACGTGGTTGAGCAGCTCGACGATCTCCGCGACCGTGAACGGGTTGGGCGGATACTTCCGGCCACGGCTCGGCGCCGGCCGCCCAGCCATGTACCCCGGGATCGTCGCCGGCGACCGCTTCCGCCCGAGCTTGTCGAACAGCACCGCGTCCGGGTCGAACCCCGCACGCCGCTGCGCCGTGTCCCGAGCCCGCGCCTCGAGCTCCCGCTCGAAGTCGTCGGCCGCCTCGCGCAGCAGCACGATCGCACGCCGCAACCCGTCCGTGGTCGCGTTCTTCGCAGGAACGAGGCCGAGCGCCTCGCGAACCCCGCGCCGCCCGCCGAACACGAACGCACGCGGCGCCCCATCCTCCGGGGGGGGGGCTTGTTGATGTCGTCGTGCCAGCGACCAGCGTCAGGCTGGCCGCCGGCGTAGAGTCGACGATGCTCATGGAGATACTCCTCCGTGGGTCATGGCCCCGGGGCGTTACAGCGCCCGCGGGGCCGATCTCGTAGGTCTAGTTCGGCGCGTCCTGGTCGTCAGGAGGATCGACGCTCGACTCGACCCACAGGTCCGTCTCGGGGTCCCACACGCGCCCGGTCGGGGTGACCGTCTCCAGCTCGACGTTGATCGTCTCGGCGTGCACGCGCCACGTAGACGCGATGCCGCGTTCCTCGGCGAGGATGCAGAAGCACGTGGGGCAGATCAGCTCGTCGAACTCCCACGGGCCGTCGATCGATCCGCCGCGCATGACGGCGTTCCAGAGCGGCGACGGCGCGAACCACGACACGTTCGGCCCGCCGCAGCGCCGACAAGTCGTCTCGGGATGCTCAGCCATCGGCTGAGTACCCCGGCCGTGGACCTCGTCAAGAAGAGCAGCGGCATGGTCGCCGAACACGACCGGCTTCCCTTCCGCGTCGGCGAACCGGATGATGGTGGCGAGGACCATCTCTGCCCGTGCCCGGTACACGCTCTCCGCACGCTCGACGTCTGCGGTCGGGACCGAGTCGCCTCCGTCGAGCGTGTGAAGTGTGGCCGCGACCAGTTCCACCAGTGCGTGCGGGTGCTTAGCCACGGTCGGCCTCCTGGTTGTGCGACGGGTTCTTGTGGTCCGGCGACGGCGCGGGTTGGTCGTCAAGAGCAGGAGCTGGCTCTGAGCGCGTGACGGAGGCGTAGTCGCCCCCGTCAACGTCCCAGCCGCACTTCTCGCAGACGCCGTCCTCATCGAGCATCGCCGCGCCGTGGA contains:
- a CDS encoding tyrosine-type recombinase/integrase, with protein sequence MFGGRRGVREALGLVPAKNATTDGLRRAIVLLREAADDFERELEARARDTAQRRAGFDPDAVLFDKLGRKRSPATIPGYMAGRPAPSRGRKYPPNPFTVAEIVELLNHVGAVCKNEVYAERLRALVLVLWRSGVRISEGLGLHEGDLSADASKVFVRRGKGGKQREIGVDAWLWPLLEPWNRLRAELPPGPYFCVVEGRTAGVDAWGASQVREKFADLQAAAGIRKRFRPHQLRHTMTCELILENKNIVIVQRQLGHANLAVTTNYTNGLPQGEVIGAMRSRAMPMLPVFSG
- a CDS encoding HNH endonuclease; protein product: MSSVRGSLLVLWEAPFDGGWSEGHCRWCGEAIELRDPKDYRRRQRTIHYGDEHEAEGSPRCYRSFNRSRVWSARDALRMLAREFGDGRLWCATCGEVVVQWEDDGPDQTLRAWAADHVVPLVDGGAHVVENFQVLCVSCHDTKTVAEARARAVGRRRGGASGPEQLTLG